A single genomic interval of Scylla paramamosain isolate STU-SP2022 chromosome 12, ASM3559412v1, whole genome shotgun sequence harbors:
- the LOC135106007 gene encoding uncharacterized protein LOC135106007 isoform X2, with protein sequence MEEGVLCLKWRDHRSTFLRMLSSVRKKGVFCDVTLVCEGKFYPVHQLVLSTCSEYFQQMFEVLSSGTSGSAGNTRTAGPLVVVLTGVSPRDLEALLEYMYAGEATILQGDLARFMKAAEGFKVHGLAEPPPPASPSSSRRESGEGTKRTLPQCEDSWERKRKKESGDHHKVLKGKEALPEIVSPAQLASVELAPETQRGMERDTATGTPGDLPGPVAPLSPPSRPQIKYEEIQVKEEPQNLEEVDEAKKEQGRWSHRQHQEQQALVLGEGAETAQLLGFCDPGLNYLAHTSGLGAVTDRGHSSHHHRNIHATAGWEAAGTSDNFPQLPSGHLRAASQRRMGRPTSEIWLHYTTERVAGRTAVYCRYCSQKYGYPNATKMKIHILKCTKCPEEVKHQFEITAKPELSEGQDVTLGAVSTDGGTAPKADPFPQYPAHQSQQATDRCTESTNTAVRSKSGSCRTEPGAENPSNSKAGFQNPGKSSHVKSQSTAQQEVPSGAEKASGTKPHVGQLSSQEKSAAAKTTDAKQRSFSSNTEKVKIPSRLQQQHSRPLSQSEERASLIPEPVCHNPVY encoded by the exons ATGGAAGAGGGAGTGCTGTGTCTGAAGTGGAGGGACCATCGCTCCACTTTCCTTCGCATGCTTTCCTCTGTAAGAAAAAAG gGAGTGTTCTGTGATGTTACACTGGTCTGTGAGGGCAAGTTTTACCCGGTGCACCAACTAGTCCTCTCTACCTGCAGTGAGTACTTTCAACAGATGTTTGAAGTTTTATCAAGTGGAACCAGTGGATCAGCAGGGAATACCCGGACTGCAGGGCCTCTCGTGGTGGTCCTGACAGGGGTCTCTCCTCGGGATCTTGAAGCTTTGTTGGAATACATGTATGCTGGAGAAGCTACAATATTACAAGGGGACCTAGCACGTTTCATGAAGGCAGCTGAAGGCTTTAAAGTTCATGGTCTGGCTGAGCCCCCTCCCCCagcctctccatcctcctcccgaAGAGAGTCTGGGGAGGGGACAAAGAGAACACTGCCACAGTGTGAAGACagctgggagagaaagagaaaaaaagaaagtggagaTCACCACAAAGtattaaaaggaaaggaggcCCTACCAGAAATAGTTTCCCCTGCCCAGCTGGCATCAGTGGAACTCGCCCCAGAGACACAGCGTGGAATGGAGCGGGATACAGCCACAGGTACCCCGGGTGACCTCCCAGGGCCTGTGGCACCTCTGTCACCTCCCTCTCGTCCACAG ATTAAATATGAAGAGATTCAGGTGAAGGAAGAACCTCAAAACCTGGAGGAAGTAGATGaggcaaaaaaagaacaaggaagatgGAGTCATCGTCAGCACCAAGAACAACAAGCATTGGTGTTAGGTGAAGGAGCAGAGACTGCACAGCTCTTAGGTTTCTGTGACCCAGGACTGAACTACTTGGCACACACCTCAGGGCTGGGGGCAGTGACAGACCGTGGACACTCGTCCCATCACCATCGGAACATCCATGCG ACTGCAGGATGGGAAGCTGCAGGAACTTCTGATAATTTTCCACAGCTCCCCTCAGGCCACCTTAGAGCAGCCAGCCAG aGGAGAATGGGCCGCCCCACATCAGAAATCTGGCTGCATTACACCACAGAGAGGGTTGCTGGGAGGACGGCCGTGTACTGTCGCTACTGTTCTCAAAAGTACGGCTATCCCAATGCCACCAAGATGAAGATACACATCCTGAAATGTACAAAGTGCCCAGAGGAGGTGAAGCATCAGTTTGAGATAACAGCAAAACCAGAATTAAGTGAAGGTCAAGACGTCACTCTTGGTGCGGTCAGCACTGATGGGGGCACAGCTCCCAAGGCAGATCCCTTTCCTCAGTATCCAGCTCACCAGTCCCAACAAGCCACAGACAGATGCACTGAAAGCACAAACACTGCAGTCAGATCTAAATCTGGATCATGTAGAACTGAGCCAGGAGCTGAGAATCCTTCCAACTCAAAAGCAGGATTTCAGAACCCAGGGAAGTCTTCCCATGTCAAGTCACAAAGCACAGCTCAGCAAGAAGTTCCTTCAGGTGCAGAGAAAGCCTCAGGTACAAAGCCACACGTTGGGCAACTTTCAAGCCAAGAAAAATCAGCGGCAGCAAAAACAACGGATGCCAAACAACGTTCATTCTCCTCAAACACTGAGAAAGTTAAGATTCCTTCCAGGCTCCAGCAGCAACATTCACGGCCATTATCTCAATCAGAAGAGAGAGCTTCCTTGATACCTGAACCAGTGTGTCACAATCCAgtgtactag
- the LOC135106005 gene encoding kelch-like protein 12, giving the protein MASDIITSQRHIHSFSWNHHRQTFFNTIFNLRKEEVFCDVTLVCDGVLFPVHRLVLAMCSEFFNEILTKVPNQQPMLVLVPTVSAEDLEALLTYVYRGEIQVSQTNLPSIMKAAKILKIKGFCHTNVERIPWEQYMRDPGEEEETNNKESREESDSRDSIFSVLPDSPEEITQESSHLPQLKTIVPKYHQVEVFIDNTEESHDMIYDEEIEAEKEEIREVSDTWMKMEAEKGEEEEELDPLSVPLAPHTLAFTSPDQDSTTYIPDTPLPVEVSWSEDSYQEQLFNTSACAATTSGSTSCTSSTGCRYTAEQKLEIVKNYYHYGPTKTARIMSELLSRKINESSVRSIVRAWIRNQKANRETNKETE; this is encoded by the exons ATGGCTTCAGATATCATCACATCTCAGCGGCATATTCACTCCTTTAGTTGGAATCATCACAGGCAGACTTTTTTCAACACAATCTTCAACctcaggaaggaa GAGGTCTTCTGTGATGTCACCCTTGTCTGTGATGGTGTTCTGTTTCCTGTACACCGGTTGGTCCTTGCCATGTGTAGTGAGTTCTTCAATGAAATCCTTACCAAGGTTCCCAACCAGCAGCCAATGCTAGTGTTGGTGCCAACTGTGAGTGCAGAAGATTTGGAGGCCTTACTCACTTACGTATACCGAGGAGAAATTCAAGTTTCCCAAACAAATCTTCCTTCCATCATGAAAGCTGCGAAGATACTAAAAATTAAGGGATTCTGCCACACAAATGTCGAAAGAATTCCATGGGAGCAGTATATGAGGGAcccaggagaggaggaggagacaaataaCAAGGAAAGTAGAGAAGAGAGTGACAGCCGTGATAGTATATTCTCTGTGTTACCTGACTCCCCTGAAGAGATAACACAGGAATCCAGCCACCTTCCACAGTTGAAGACTATTGTACCCAAATATCATCAG GTGGAAGTGTTCATTGACAATACAGAAGAGTCTCATGACATGATTTATGATGAAGAAATAgaggcagaaaaagaagaaataagagaagtgaGTGATACCTGGATGAAAATGGAGgcagagaagggggaggaggaagaagagcttGATCCATTGAGTGTGCCACTGGCCCCACACACGCTTGCCTTCACTTCTCCAGATCAGGATTCCACCACCTACATTCCAGATACCCCATTGCCTGTG GAAGTCAGCTGGTCTGAGGATTCATACCAAGAGCAACTCTTCAATACATCAGCTTGTGCTGCCACAACAAGTGGTAGCACTAGCTGCACCAGCAGCACAGGCTGCCGCTACACAGCTGAACAGAAGCTGGAGATAGTGAAGAACTATTACCACTATGGCCCAACTAAAACAGCAAGGATAATGAGTGAACTCCTTAgcagaaaaattaatgaatcatCAGTGCGATCAATTGTCAGGGCCTGGATTAGGAATCAGAAGGCAAATCGTGAAACTAACAAAGAGACAGAGTAA
- the LOC135105416 gene encoding probable glutamate receptor — protein MGRREDVEVLLRNEGLRNTRHAMYLTPHAPTQQQQSGAEQHEALMGNKLRVVAKNYFPYFSYEPLSDKPGTLVTPKDSLCARMIAALATAYNFTYEVREPEDGQWGLLTSNGNWTGLVGTLQHENADFSVDITVTLDRSKVVDFTALYIEEPVVILSPKPRPLPEYLSLVRPLEANVWAGVVLSVFAWGAILWLMQMCWHWISGGRRLSFSSSIFYGWAVLLEDHPYHPPVNTSSQVRIQVFPMGLRHAPNVICIYIMVVKKKEDIFDYQKNGY, from the exons ATGGGCAGGAGGGAAGACGTGGAGGTCCTGCTGAGGAACGAGGGTCTGCGCAACACCCGCCACGCCATGTACCTCACGCCCCACGCTCccacacaacagcagcagtctGGAGCAG AGCAGCACGAGGCCCTCATGGGAAACAAGCTGAGGGTGGTGGCCAAGAACTACTTCCCCTACTTCAGCTACGAACCGCTGAGCGACAAGCCTGGCACCCTGGTGACACCCAAGGACTCCCTGTGTGCCCGCATGATCGCCGCCCTCGCCACTGCTTATAACTTCAC ATACGAAGTGAGGGAGCCGGAGGACGGCCAGTGGGGTCTTCTCACCAGCAACGGCAACTGGACGGGCCTGGTGGGGACACTGCAGCACGAGAACGCAGACTTCTCCGTGGACATCACCGTGACGCTCGACAGATCCAAGGTGGTGGATTTCACGGCGCTCTACATTGAGGAACCTGTTGTAATTCTCTCTCCAAAACCAAGACCTCTTCCCGAGTATTTGTCGCTTGTTAGGCCGCTGGAAG CCAACGTCTGGGCTGGTGTGGTGTTGAGCGTCTTCGCGTGGGGTGCGATACTGTGGCTGATGCAGATGTGCTGGCATTGGATTTCTGGAGGTCGCCGGTTGAGCTTCTCTTCGTCCATATTCTACGGGTGGGCGGTGCTGCTGGAGGACCACCCCTACCACCCGCCCGTCAACACCTCCAGTCAGGTGAGGATCCAAGTGTTCCCGATGGGCCTTCGGCACGCACCCAATGTGATTTGTATTTACATCATGGttgtaaagaaaaaggaagatattttcg ATTATCAGAAAAATGGTTACTAG
- the LOC135105415 gene encoding uncharacterized protein LOC135105415: MKKICHYSDRYRYSTLQVLVGVWLIVGFIVTTGYRSSLISHLVVQGKSAVINSMEELVDRRETDGWRWGTRRMTGVLKTFLSSSSDPAMIQVYKYMETADIDEGMKRVVDGGFSYIYNYYYSKSLVATTYTDATGYTPIHISTSHYSLFSGNGWAFRRGAPFHSRFNKAILKLLDAGLVTFWMDDVINNYVRAERRRRAQETGGQVTIIAVINIPFLFDSLLVVLIISSSSSVCLLLTWSCLPMWLLKRRWRRKIRRVGDDVVLGLRHMQGTFYTLMLGHSLAFIAFVIEYLYQIH, translated from the exons ATGAAAAAGATATGCCACTACAGTGACCGGTACCGTTATTCAACACTTCAGGTTCTGGTGGGCGTGTGGCTCATCGTGGGATTCATCGTAACCACAGGCTACAGGTCCTCGCTCATCTCTCATCTGGTGGTGCAGGGGAAGTCAGCGGTCATCAACAGCATGGAGGAGCTGGTGGACAGGAGGGAGACTGACGGCTGGCGATGGGGAACACGGAGGATGACAGGAGTGCTCAAGACCTTCCTTAGTTCCAGTTCGGACCCAGCTATGATCCAGGTCTATAAATACATGGAG ACTGcagatattgatgaagggatgaaAAGGGTCGTGGACGGGGGGTTCTCCTAcatctacaactactactatagcAAGTCACTGGTGGCGACTACCTATACAGATGCCACTGGCTACACGCCGATCCACATCAGCACGTCTCACTATTCGCTCTTCTCGGGGAACGGCTGGGCGTTTAG ACGCGGCGCGCCCTTCCACTCCCGCTTCAACAAGGCCATCCTGAAGCTCCTGGATGCTGGTCTGGTCACTTTCTGGATGGACGACGTGATCAACAACTACGTGAGGGcggagaggcggaggagagCACAGGAGACGGGAGGCCAAGTGACCATCATTGCGGTAAttaatattccttttttatttgataGTCTCTTGGTTGTTcttatcatctcttcttcttcatcagtcTGTTTACTATTGACCTGGTCTTGCTTGCCCATGTGGTTActgaagagaaggtggaggagaaaaataagaaga GTGGGCGACGACGTAGTATTGGGTTTACGTCACATGCAGGGTACCTTCTACACACTAATGCTGGGCCACTCCCTTGCCTTCATCGCCTTCGTCATTGAGTATCTCTATCAAATTCACTAA
- the LOC135105470 gene encoding uncharacterized protein LOC135105470, producing MFTSPVLRLRLKMAVGFWVFLALLLMAVAAVVVVKAAAISVKNASPSPLGWKEDVVVGAGHVLEHYLAGCHVVIAAPRLSPALASLLREVSAVSVSVALVDITLCMDLTPRNVWKEASMDYWQRLWDSGMQATCRVLVMDHTAADIAPAAS from the exons ATGTTCACCTCTCCTGTCCTCAGACTGAGGCTGAAAATGGCTGTCGGTTTCTGGGTCTTCCTCGCTCTGTTGctgatggcggtggcggcggtggtggtggtgaaggctgCGGCCATCAGCGTGAAGAACGCGTCGCCGTCTCCTCTTGGCTGGAAGGAAGACGTGGTGGTCGGGGCGGGACACGTACTGGAACACTACCTGGCGGGGTGTCACGTTGTCATCGCTGCTCCTCGCCTCTCACCTGCTCTTGCTTCGCTCCTCAG AGAAGTGTCGGCGGTGAGCGTGTCTGTTGCACTGGTGGACATCACCCTGTGCATGGATCTGACACCGCGCAACGTGTGGAAAGAGGCGAGTATGGACTACTGGCAGAGGCTGTGGGACAGCGGGATGCAGGCCACGTGCAGGGTTCTCGTCATGGACCACACCGCTGCGGACATTGCACCAGCCGCATCGTGA
- the LOC135105417 gene encoding uncharacterized protein LOC135105417, with the protein MVVVVEAFLPEIPEDCETLSPVASPRARHTPSRRILKRPPEHDVASNKHETDEYTKIYETNNLKARLTYGLCGAAGEGRPSQLQGIERVKLPQAHSAIALDLLQMAAVTPLIFLGTLVTMGGAAVPSSVAKLYLSSVWEENLARGTGQVVRRYLEGCYLVLVSPRPSPSLILLLSILSDVGMATLNLELETLQASELRHKHRNGDKHATKREGSWEWLWGVDKGTCRALLLDHTAGDAESAGLFLASSGLPRHPRTQVVVFGDSEYMSSILNHSALRNSSQVFYISPSTLPPLSRTKLGIRGTVDMYRRCLYCHAGEADVKLFLRWNIQDGLPKTSDVFDETPLDFMGHKFRIVAKNYFPYFKYDRVTELPGTLVTPTDSLGTRITETLAKKLNFTFEVREPEDNQWGLPAGGGNWTGIVGELQYEKADFCMDLTLTPQRAEVVQYSRVFIDESVVMLSSKPRPLPEYLSLVRPLEGHVWLGVVVSVMVWSAGLWVLQKLRHWRLEGRTVSFSSSVFYGWGLLLEDIPYDPPANPTGQVMVMLWLIVCFVLSSAYRSSLISHLVVQGKSAVINTFEDLVERGERDGWTWGTPRMTGALKTVLSTSPDETMQMVYSKMTAVPFDDGIQKVLEGGFSFIYSYYYSRTRVATDFTDEKGYTPIHISTTKYPLFAGNARVFRPGAPFYSRISMATQHLIESGLITFWMDDVITLYVREERRSNVEGNVAKQHTLFTSGDDGEVVLGLDHLQVTYYMLFIGHVTAFLSFVAECLSRATTH; encoded by the exons atggtggttgtagtggaggCCTTCCTGCCTGAAATACCAGAAGACTGCGAGACACTCTCTCCCGTCGCATCCCCAAGAGCCCGCCACACTCCCTCCCGTCGCATCCTCAAGAGGCCGCCTGAACATGATGTAGCCTCAA acaaacatgagACTGATGAATACACGAAAATTTACGAGACAAACAATCTGAAAGCAAG GCTGACTTATGGTCTCTGCGGCGCCGCGGGTGAAGGCAGACCATCTCAGCTTCAGGGAATTGAAAGGGTCAAGCTTCCACAAGCACACTCGGCTATCGCGCT TGATTTGCTGCAAATGGCTGCTGTGACACCGCTGATCTTCCTCGGGACACTGGTCACTATGGGAGGTGCAGCCGTGCCATCTAGCGTGGCAAAATTGTATCTTTCTAGTGTCTGGGAGGAAAACTTGGCACGCGGGACGGGACAGGTAGTGCGTCGCTATCTGGAAGGGTGCTACCTTGTCCTGGTGTCTCCCCGCCCTTCACCAAGCCTCATCCTGTTGCTCAG CATTCTATCCGACGTGGGCATGGCAACACTGAATCTGGAACTGGAAACATTGCAAGCTTCAGAGTTGCGCCACAAACACCGAAATGGAGACAAGCACGCCACGAAAAGGGAAGGCTCCTGGGAGTGGCTGTGGGGAGTTGACAAAGGCACGTGTCGAGCACTGCTCCTGGACCACACAGCGGGCGACGCAGAGTCAGCTGGCTT GTTTCTGGCTTCCTCGGGACTGCCGCGCCATCCACGGACTCAGGTTGTGGTGTTCGGAGACTCGGAATACATGAGCTCGATCCTGAACCACTCTGCTCTCCGCAACTCCAGCCAGGTGTTTTATATTTCTCCCTCCACCCTGCCACCACTGTCAAGAACGAAACTAG GTATACGAGGCACGGTGGACATGTACCGTCGTTGTCTGTACTGTCACGCGGGGGAAGCCGACGTAAAACTTTTTCTCAGGTGGAATATACAAGATGGTTTACCAAAGACTTCCGATGTGTTTGATG AGACGCCTCTGGACTTCATGGGCCACAAATTCAGGATCGTAGCCAAGAACTACTTCCCTTACTTCAAGTACGATAGGGTCACCGAGCTGCCCGGCACCCTGGTGACCCCCACAGATTCCCTCGGCACGCGCATCACAGAAACCTTGGCCAAGAAGCTCAATTTCAc GTTCGAGGTGCGGGAGCCTGAGGACAACCAGTGGGGGCTGCCTGCGGGCGGAGGCAACTGGACGGGCATTGTGGGTGAGCTGCAGTACGAAAAGGCAGACTTTTGCATGGACCTCACGCTGACGCCCCAGAGAGCTGAGGTGGTGCAGTATTCAAGGGTGTTCATCGATGAGTCTGTTGTGATGCTTTCTTCAAAACCTCGGCCGCTGCCTGAGTACTTGTCTCTGGTCAGGCCGCTTGAAG GGCACGTGTGGCTGGGTGTGGTGGTCAGCGTGATGGTATGGAGCGCCGGCCTGTGGGTGCTGCAGAAACTCCGCCACTGGAGGCTGGAAGGACGCACCGTGAGCTTTTCATCGTCTGTGTTCTACGGGTGGGGCTTGCTGCTGGAGGACATCCCCTACGACCCCCCCGCCAATCCCACGGGACAG gtgatggtgatgctgtggCTGATCGTGTGCTTCGTGCTGTCCTCAGCCTACAGGTCGTCCCTCATCTCTCACCTGGTGGTGCAGGGAAAGTCAGCGGTCATCAACACCTTCGAGGACTTGGTGGAGCGAGGCGAGCGCGATGGGTGGACGTGGGGTACGCCGAGGATGACAGGGGCGCTCAAGACTGTCCTCAGTACCAGTCCGGATGAAACTATGCAGATGGTGTACAGCAAGATGACA gCGGTTCCTTTCGACGATGGCATACAGAAAGTGCTTGAGGGAGGCTTTTCCTTCATATACAGTTACTACTACAGCAGGACTCGAGTAGCTACAGATTTCACGGATGAGAAAGGCTACACCCCGATTCATATCAGCACCACCAAGTACCCGCTCTTTGCTGGCAACGCTCGTGTTTTCCG TCCCGGCGCCCCGTTCTACAGCCGCATCAGTATGGCCACACAACACCTCATAGAGAGCGGCCTGATAACCTTCTGGATGGACGACGTGATCACCCTGTACGTGCGGGAGGAGAGGCGGAGTAATGTGGAGGGAAACGTCGCGAAACAGCACACATTATTCACCTCG GGTGACGACGGCGAGGTGGTGCTGGGGCTGGATCACCTACAGGTCACCTACTACATGCTGTTCATTGGTCACGtcactgccttcctctccttcgtgGCCGAGTGTCTGTCGCGCGCCACTACACACTGA